From Desulfobaccales bacterium, the proteins below share one genomic window:
- a CDS encoding nucleoside recognition domain-containing protein, with amino-acid sequence MQVINLLCQYLIPVFVLFTVVYGFVKKVRVYDSFVSGAKDGIGIITGIFPYVLAIFIVVKTFEASGAHDFLKRIFSIFSGPLHIPPEVFSIAIVKPFSNAASLGIFTEILKSTGADSLGSIAAAVIMGSAETTFYVLAVYLGSVGIKKTKYLVPVCIAADVAGIVIAITLIKLLF; translated from the coding sequence ATGCAGGTTATCAATCTTCTCTGCCAGTATTTAATCCCGGTATTCGTACTCTTCACGGTAGTCTATGGCTTTGTCAAAAAGGTCCGCGTCTATGATTCTTTTGTCTCGGGAGCCAAAGACGGGATCGGTATCATCACGGGGATTTTCCCCTATGTTCTGGCGATATTTATTGTGGTCAAAACCTTTGAAGCCTCGGGCGCCCACGATTTTCTCAAGAGAATCTTTTCCATATTCTCCGGTCCGCTCCACATCCCGCCGGAAGTGTTTTCCATCGCCATAGTCAAGCCGTTTTCCAACGCGGCTTCTCTGGGCATCTTTACGGAGATTCTGAAATCCACCGGCGCCGACTCGCTTGGCAGTATTGCCGCGGCGGTGATTATGGGGAGTGCGGAGACCACTTTTTACGTGTTAGCCGTCTATCTCGGGTCGGTAGGCATCAAGAAGACCAAATACCTGGTCCCCGTGTGTATTGCGGCTGATGTCGCAGGCATCGTCATCGCCATTACGCTGATAAAATTACTCTTCTAG
- a CDS encoding nucleoside recognition domain-containing protein, which yields MNTIWLVVICVSVLFAAVSGRIDEFTKAMFEAGKAAVEVCLYLVGIVSLWLGLTKILEDSGLIYKLSNFFGVGISLLFRNIPKGHPSITSITLNLLANLFGLGNAATPLGIRAMEDLQTLNDKPDTITFEMMLFIVINTSSIQLIPFTTIGLLASYGSHNPNIIVLPTLIATAVSSATAVGILFLFKKLSRRAG from the coding sequence ATGAACACCATCTGGCTTGTGGTCATTTGCGTCAGCGTCTTGTTTGCCGCGGTAAGCGGCCGGATTGATGAGTTCACCAAAGCCATGTTTGAAGCCGGCAAAGCCGCGGTGGAAGTCTGTCTCTACCTGGTGGGCATTGTGTCCCTCTGGCTGGGTCTTACTAAAATCCTGGAAGATTCCGGTTTAATCTATAAACTCTCCAATTTCTTCGGCGTTGGCATTTCCCTGCTTTTCCGGAACATTCCCAAGGGCCATCCCTCCATAACCTCCATCACCCTTAACCTGCTGGCCAATCTCTTTGGGTTGGGCAATGCGGCCACGCCTCTGGGGATTAGGGCGATGGAAGACCTCCAGACGCTCAATGACAAGCCAGACACGATAACCTTTGAAATGATGCTCTTTATTGTCATCAATACTTCGAGTATCCAACTAATTCCGTTTACGACTATCGGCTTGCTGGCGAGTTACGGCTCCCATAACCCGAATATTATTGTGTTGCCCACCCTCATCGCGACAGCCGTGTCTTCGGCCACCGCAGTGGGCATCTTGTTCTTGTTCAAGAAATTAAGCAGGAGAGCCGGATAA
- a CDS encoding FAD-dependent oxidoreductase, with protein sequence MAPAQVVGISGDPGNFSVKVRHMARYIDMEKCIACGLCAEKCPKKVPDEFNMNLAPRKAAYMAYAQAIPPKYAIDKDVCIYFQKGGKCKACEKFCPTGAVDFSQVDVEKDIAVGAVILALGFKPYDPAKYAGYYYDKFPNVITGMEFERILAAAGPFQGHMVRPSDHKEPSKIAWLQCVGSRDQNHCDNSYCSAVCCMYAIKEAVIAKEHSKGPLDAAIFFMDMRTHGKEFEKYYWRAEAEHGIRFVRSRVHSIDAVPDTDDVSIRYLEEDGTLRVETFDLLVLSTGMEVGPEAMELSRILGVELNADRFAETSSFTPVSTSRPGIYVCGAFQGPKDIPQSVTEASAAAAAAGELLADARFSLARKKPVFGERDVSKEEPRIGVFVCHCGINIASVIDVEGVRDYAKTLPHVAFVENSLFACSQDTQELIKERIKEHNLNRVVVASCTPRTHEPTFQETIKEAGLNKYLFQMANIRDQGSWVHMNEPEAATRRAKDQVRMAVATVSLQPPLQEFDLPVSKAGLIVGGGVAGMEAALGLANQGYKVDLVEKKGFLGGHALKLNHTWNGEAVRPFVDELVQRVTNHPKIDVHLNSEVSSVQGFVGNFTSVITSEGRSTEV encoded by the coding sequence ATGGCTCCGGCACAGGTCGTGGGCATTAGTGGCGACCCTGGCAATTTTTCGGTCAAGGTGCGCCATATGGCGCGCTATATTGACATGGAGAAGTGTATAGCCTGCGGTCTGTGCGCTGAGAAATGCCCCAAGAAAGTACCCGATGAATTCAACATGAACCTGGCCCCCCGCAAGGCCGCGTACATGGCCTATGCCCAGGCTATCCCTCCTAAGTATGCCATCGATAAAGATGTGTGTATCTATTTTCAAAAAGGGGGCAAATGCAAGGCCTGCGAAAAGTTCTGTCCCACCGGCGCGGTAGATTTCTCCCAGGTGGATGTGGAGAAAGATATAGCGGTGGGCGCGGTGATTTTAGCCCTCGGTTTCAAACCGTATGATCCAGCCAAATATGCCGGTTATTATTACGATAAATTTCCCAATGTCATCACCGGAATGGAGTTTGAGCGCATCCTGGCGGCCGCGGGACCTTTCCAGGGCCACATGGTCAGGCCGTCGGATCATAAAGAGCCGTCAAAAATCGCCTGGCTCCAATGCGTGGGGTCCCGGGATCAGAATCACTGCGACAACAGCTACTGCTCGGCGGTGTGCTGCATGTATGCCATCAAAGAGGCGGTGATCGCCAAGGAGCACAGCAAAGGGCCCTTGGACGCCGCAATTTTCTTTATGGATATGCGCACCCACGGCAAGGAGTTTGAGAAATACTATTGGCGGGCCGAAGCAGAACACGGGATACGCTTTGTGCGCTCCCGGGTGCATAGCATCGATGCAGTGCCGGACACCGATGACGTCAGCATCCGCTATCTGGAAGAAGACGGGACCCTGAGGGTGGAAACTTTCGACCTGCTGGTGCTGTCAACCGGTATGGAAGTGGGCCCCGAGGCCATGGAACTGAGCCGCATCCTGGGCGTCGAGTTGAACGCCGACCGGTTTGCCGAGACTTCGTCGTTTACGCCGGTTTCCACCAGTCGCCCGGGGATCTATGTGTGTGGCGCCTTCCAGGGCCCCAAGGATATTCCTCAGTCGGTGACGGAGGCTTCGGCGGCGGCCGCGGCGGCCGGTGAATTGCTGGCTGACGCCCGGTTCTCCCTGGCCAGGAAGAAACCGGTATTCGGCGAGCGGGATGTGTCCAAGGAAGAACCCCGCATCGGCGTGTTTGTCTGCCACTGCGGCATCAATATCGCCAGCGTCATCGATGTGGAGGGAGTGCGGGATTACGCCAAGACGCTGCCTCACGTGGCTTTCGTGGAGAACAGCCTGTTTGCCTGTTCCCAGGACACTCAGGAACTCATCAAGGAGCGCATCAAGGAACACAACCTCAATCGCGTGGTTGTGGCCTCTTGCACGCCGCGCACCCATGAACCCACCTTCCAGGAGACCATCAAGGAAGCCGGCCTCAACAAGTACCTCTTTCAAATGGCCAATATCCGGGATCAGGGCTCCTGGGTGCACATGAACGAGCCCGAGGCCGCGACGCGTCGAGCCAAAGACCAGGTGCGCATGGCTGTGGCCACCGTCAGCCTGCAGCCGCCCTTGCAGGAATTTGACCTGCCCGTCAGCAAAGCCGGTCTCATTGTGGGTGGCGGCGTGGCCGGCATGGAGGCCGCGTTGGGTTTGGCCAACCAGGGCTATAAAGTGGACCTGGTGGAGAAAAAGGGTTTTTTGGGCGGGCACGCTCTAAAACTCAATCATACCTGGAACGGCGAAGCAGTACGGCCATTCGTGGACGAGCTGGTGCAACGGGTGACCAATCACCCCAAAATCGACGTGCACCTCAACTCCGAAGTGAGCAGCGTGCAGGGGTTCGTGGGGAACTTTACGTCTGTAATCACCAGTGAAGGCCGATCAACCGAGGTGGA
- a CDS encoding SufD family Fe-S cluster assembly protein, with protein sequence MSQIKERAEQSRHKKAAFGTDLKLEDFSRQGGSWDYDPDYRQFSPEERSRLLTTGIELTDEDHAGTFLQADKTIVHCQTRQPGVEVLPITEAVSRHDWVKNLLWSLVAVDADKYTAETELELDNGYFIRALEGQKIAQPVESCLYIRTDRFAQHVHNLVVVEEGAELHIITGCATHPGVRSGLHIGVSEFYVKKGGQLTFTMIHNWGEDVHVRPRTAVMVEEGGRYISNYILLRPVKSVQMYPTVTLNGEGAMTRLQSILIAHPGCELDVGGRVILKAPHTRAEVIARTLAIGGYSMARGHLVGMVPDIKAHLECRGLIIGNGVVHAIPELEGRVAGVDMSHEAAVGKIAAEEVEYLMARGLDEEEAISTIVRGFLNVKIEGLPSALEDELEKAIQETNKGL encoded by the coding sequence ATGTCGCAGATAAAAGAGCGAGCCGAGCAAAGCAGGCATAAGAAGGCGGCCTTTGGGACCGATCTCAAACTCGAGGACTTCTCCCGTCAGGGGGGAAGCTGGGATTACGACCCGGACTACCGGCAGTTTTCTCCGGAGGAGCGCAGCCGCCTCCTCACCACGGGCATCGAACTCACCGATGAGGACCACGCCGGCACCTTCCTCCAGGCCGACAAAACCATTGTCCACTGCCAGACCCGGCAGCCCGGCGTGGAAGTCCTGCCCATTACCGAAGCCGTCAGCCGCCACGACTGGGTCAAGAATCTCCTCTGGAGTCTGGTGGCGGTGGATGCCGATAAATACACCGCCGAGACCGAGTTGGAGTTGGACAACGGCTATTTCATCAGGGCTCTAGAGGGGCAGAAGATCGCCCAACCGGTGGAGTCCTGCCTGTATATTCGCACCGACCGCTTCGCCCAACACGTGCACAACCTGGTGGTGGTGGAAGAAGGGGCCGAACTCCACATCATTACCGGCTGTGCCACCCACCCCGGAGTCCGTTCCGGTCTGCACATCGGCGTCTCGGAATTTTACGTCAAAAAAGGCGGCCAGCTCACCTTTACCATGATCCACAACTGGGGCGAGGACGTCCATGTCCGGCCCCGCACCGCGGTCATGGTGGAGGAAGGCGGCCGCTACATCTCCAACTATATCCTGCTGCGCCCCGTTAAATCGGTGCAGATGTACCCCACCGTCACCTTAAACGGCGAAGGCGCCATGACCCGCCTCCAGTCCATCCTCATTGCCCATCCCGGCTGCGAGTTGGACGTGGGCGGCCGGGTGATCCTCAAGGCCCCCCACACCCGGGCCGAAGTCATCGCCCGCACCCTGGCTATCGGCGGCTACAGCATGGCCCGGGGTCATCTCGTGGGCATGGTGCCGGACATCAAGGCCCACCTGGAGTGCCGGGGCCTCATCATTGGCAACGGGGTGGTCCACGCCATTCCTGAACTTGAAGGCCGCGTGGCCGGGGTGGATATGTCCCACGAAGCCGCAGTTGGCAAGATTGCCGCCGAGGAAGTGGAATACCTCATGGCCCGGGGCCTGGACGAAGAAGAAGCCATCTCCACCATCGTCCGGGGCTTCCTGAACGTCAAAATCGAAGGCCTGCCCTCGGCCCTGGAGGATGAACTGGAGAAGGCCATCCAGGAAACCAACAAGGGCTTGTAA
- the rfbA gene encoding glucose-1-phosphate thymidylyltransferase RfbA, whose amino-acid sequence MIHADSCQVFGRPASDFTASGWKGIILAGGAGTRLYPVTKVVSKQLLPIYDKPMIYYPLSVLMMAGIRDILIISTPEDLPRYEILLGDGAQLGLRFSYAAQPRPEGLAQAFLIGKEFIGGDRVCLILGDNIFYGHGFQEILQQAVHLTRGGLVFGYWVKDPERYGVVEFDAACKVLDIVEKPLKPRSNVAVAGLYFYDNQVLDIAAQLKPSARGELEITDVNKVYLKNGDLRVEVLGRGFAWLDTGTHESLLEASTFIETIEKRQGLKIACIEEISYRQGFIDREQLQRLAEPLAKNGYGQYLLKILDE is encoded by the coding sequence ATGATCCATGCCGATAGTTGTCAAGTTTTTGGAAGGCCAGCCAGTGATTTTACGGCTTCGGGTTGGAAGGGAATTATTTTGGCTGGCGGCGCGGGAACTCGCCTTTATCCGGTTACCAAGGTGGTCAGCAAACAACTCCTGCCCATTTATGATAAGCCCATGATCTATTATCCCCTGTCGGTCCTCATGATGGCCGGCATCCGGGATATTCTCATCATCTCCACCCCTGAGGACTTGCCCAGATACGAGATCCTCCTGGGTGACGGGGCTCAATTGGGGCTGCGCTTTAGTTATGCTGCGCAACCCCGGCCCGAGGGCCTGGCCCAGGCCTTCCTCATCGGCAAGGAATTCATCGGCGGCGACCGGGTCTGTCTCATCCTCGGAGACAATATTTTTTACGGGCATGGGTTCCAGGAAATCCTGCAACAAGCCGTGCACCTGACCCGTGGCGGCCTGGTGTTCGGCTACTGGGTCAAAGACCCGGAACGGTATGGCGTGGTTGAATTCGACGCGGCGTGTAAGGTCCTGGATATTGTGGAAAAGCCCCTCAAGCCTCGATCGAACGTTGCCGTAGCCGGCCTCTATTTTTATGATAATCAGGTGCTGGACATAGCCGCGCAGCTAAAACCTTCCGCCCGGGGGGAATTGGAGATTACCGATGTGAATAAGGTCTACCTGAAAAACGGGGACCTGCGGGTGGAGGTCTTGGGCCGGGGGTTCGCCTGGCTGGACACGGGCACCCACGAATCTCTCCTGGAGGCGTCCACCTTCATCGAGACCATCGAGAAACGCCAGGGGTTGAAGATTGCCTGCATTGAAGAGATTTCTTACCGGCAGGGCTTTATCGATCGTGAGCAATTACAGCGGCTGGCCGAACCTCTGGCAAAGAATGGCTATGGTCAGTACTTATTGAAGATTTTAGACGAATGA
- a CDS encoding ABC transporter ATP-binding protein → MLEITDLWVNIEDKEVLKGVNLHIPVGETHILFGKNGSGKSSLLMSIMGFERYQVKQGRISLMGTDITHLPTYERARLGLGIAFQRPPTIRGVKTADILRVCSRGAIAPEVLAAAYDFTPFLDREVNYGFSGGELKRSELLQLLAQNPKMVLLDEPESGVDLENLQVVGEIIAKLLQKERRRMHRESSGLIITHTGFIMDYINADRAYILGAGRLCCQGNPRELLHDIKNFGYEECAKCRR, encoded by the coding sequence ATGCTTGAAATCACCGACCTCTGGGTGAACATCGAAGACAAAGAAGTACTCAAGGGGGTCAATCTCCATATCCCTGTAGGAGAGACTCATATCCTCTTCGGGAAGAACGGCTCCGGCAAATCCAGCCTCCTCATGTCCATCATGGGTTTCGAGCGCTATCAGGTGAAGCAGGGTCGCATCAGCCTCATGGGCACGGATATCACCCACCTGCCCACTTATGAACGGGCCCGCCTGGGTCTTGGCATTGCCTTTCAGCGCCCGCCCACCATCCGGGGTGTCAAGACCGCTGACATCCTGCGGGTCTGCTCCCGGGGCGCCATCGCTCCAGAGGTTTTGGCCGCGGCCTACGATTTTACCCCGTTTCTGGATCGGGAGGTCAATTACGGCTTTTCCGGGGGCGAACTCAAACGTTCCGAACTTCTACAACTGCTCGCCCAAAATCCCAAAATGGTGCTTTTGGACGAGCCGGAATCAGGCGTGGACCTGGAAAATCTCCAGGTGGTGGGCGAGATCATCGCCAAACTGCTCCAGAAGGAGCGCCGCCGCATGCACCGGGAAAGTTCCGGCCTGATCATCACTCACACCGGCTTCATCATGGATTACATCAATGCCGACCGGGCTTACATCCTGGGCGCCGGCCGTTTGTGCTGCCAGGGCAATCCCCGGGAATTGTTGCATGATATCAAGAACTTTGGTTACGAGGAATGCGCCAAATGTCGCAGATAA
- a CDS encoding succinylglutamate desuccinylase yields the protein MRSKVVVWLLVVVVAVFFVSSLASAQKLGSAKLLCVSKKQLKGDETVASCLAKGERFAIVDPYGIVRILSPEEIELTKAFNPKAFETRAFGMNYIQLAPPLPPMPALTKEAP from the coding sequence ATGCGGTCTAAAGTGGTGGTTTGGTTGCTGGTGGTAGTGGTAGCCGTGTTTTTCGTGTCTTCTCTTGCCTCAGCGCAGAAACTGGGAAGCGCGAAGCTGCTCTGCGTTTCCAAGAAACAGCTGAAGGGGGACGAAACGGTAGCTTCTTGTTTGGCCAAAGGTGAACGGTTTGCCATCGTTGACCCTTACGGCATTGTGCGGATTCTGTCCCCGGAAGAAATTGAGCTGACCAAGGCTTTCAATCCCAAAGCCTTCGAGACCCGGGCTTTCGGCATGAATTACATTCAGTTGGCTCCGCCTCTGCCGCCCATGCCGGCTCTGACCAAAGAAGCTCCGTAA
- a CDS encoding DegT/DnrJ/EryC1/StrS family aminotransferase: MNKIVPKPIAFIDLKTQQAQILPVLMARIQAVLSHGQYVMGPEVGELESRLAAYVGVKHALSCSSGTDALLMALMAYGVGPGDAIFTTPFTFIATAEVVQLLGATSVFVDVDSRTFNLDPEALEQSIRRLATDPRTSHLRPRGIIPVDLFGQPADYDKINTLASQLGLFVLGDAAQSFGATYKGRRTGSLAKVSATSFFPAKPLGCYGDGGAIFTDDDAFAEILHSIRVHGQGRDKYENVRLGLNGRLDTLQAAILLAKLDIFDREIVQRQAVAQRYSEALAHVVEVPSVAPDRTSVWAQYSVLSPRRAAIQESLRQAGIPTAIYYPIPLHLQGAFQHLGYQPGDFPVSEDLAQRIFSLPMSPYLSPDDQERIIRVILTAE; the protein is encoded by the coding sequence GTGAATAAAATCGTTCCAAAGCCCATTGCTTTTATTGACTTAAAAACCCAGCAGGCCCAGATTTTGCCAGTGTTGATGGCAAGAATTCAAGCCGTTCTGTCCCATGGCCAATACGTCATGGGGCCCGAAGTGGGGGAGTTGGAAAGCCGGTTGGCCGCCTACGTGGGGGTCAAACATGCCCTTTCCTGTTCTTCCGGAACCGATGCCCTCCTGATGGCCTTAATGGCCTATGGGGTTGGTCCGGGCGACGCCATCTTCACCACTCCTTTTACCTTTATTGCCACTGCCGAAGTTGTCCAATTGTTGGGCGCGACCTCAGTCTTTGTGGATGTGGACAGCCGCACCTTTAACCTTGATCCGGAAGCTTTGGAGCAAAGCATACGCCGTCTGGCCACAGACCCCCGAACCTCCCATTTGCGTCCCAGAGGGATAATCCCGGTGGACCTTTTTGGCCAACCCGCGGACTATGACAAGATCAATACATTGGCCAGCCAGCTTGGGCTGTTTGTGCTGGGAGACGCGGCCCAGTCCTTCGGGGCCACCTATAAAGGCAGGCGCACCGGCTCTCTGGCAAAAGTTTCGGCCACGTCTTTTTTTCCGGCCAAACCTTTGGGCTGCTATGGGGATGGCGGGGCCATATTCACCGATGACGACGCCTTCGCGGAGATTCTGCACTCCATTCGGGTCCACGGCCAGGGAAGGGATAAGTACGAGAATGTACGCCTCGGTTTAAACGGGCGGCTGGATACGTTGCAAGCCGCAATTTTACTGGCTAAGCTGGATATTTTCGATCGGGAAATCGTTCAGCGGCAGGCCGTGGCCCAGCGCTATAGCGAGGCCCTGGCCCATGTGGTTGAGGTGCCCTCTGTGGCGCCGGACCGGACCTCGGTGTGGGCGCAATATTCCGTGCTCAGCCCGCGGCGGGCCGCAATACAAGAGAGCTTAAGGCAAGCCGGCATCCCCACCGCAATTTATTATCCTATCCCTTTGCACCTGCAAGGCGCGTTTCAGCATTTGGGCTATCAGCCCGGCGATTTTCCCGTTTCCGAAGACCTGGCCCAAAGGATTTTTAGCCTCCCCATGTCTCCCTATCTATCCCCGGACGACCAGGAAAGAATTATCAGGGTTATATTAACCGCTGAATAA
- a CDS encoding pentapeptide repeat-containing protein: MANPEHLEKLIEGVEAWNTWRIANPGISPDLSEANLFEANLVEANLHGANLSGAFLIRAYLLKANLHGADLSGADILKANLHGADLSGAILKGAVLMDANLYLANLSGAVLSGADLTRADLRGADLTRADLSGAELRRANLMEANLSGAVLSGADLREASLVETDLENADLTACRIYGVSVWNVKLQNTKQTNLVITPEDEPAITVDNLELAQFIYLLLKYEKLRDVLNTVTQRGVLLLGRFGDGGLELLQAIADKLREFNYIPIIFDFDRPESRDYTETVKTLVGLSRFVIVELSGPSVPQELYATVPHFKIPFVPIMRKGSRHYAMFTDLLAYPWVLSPVEFENMESLLELIPAKIIEPAEDKAKARQDQLSNLFNR, encoded by the coding sequence ATGGCAAACCCGGAACATTTGGAAAAACTTATAGAGGGCGTAGAAGCCTGGAACACCTGGAGAATTGCCAATCCAGGTATTAGCCCCGACCTCAGCGAGGCTAACCTCTTTGAGGCGAACCTCGTGGAGGCGAACCTCCACGGGGCGAACCTCAGCGGGGCGTTTCTCATTAGGGCGTACCTCTTGAAGGCGAACCTCCATGGGGCGGACCTCAGCGGGGCGGACATCTTGAAGGCGAACCTCCACGGGGCGGACCTCAGCGGGGCGATCCTCAAAGGGGCGGTCCTCATGGATGCGAACCTCTACTTGGCGAACCTCAGCGGGGCAGTCCTCAGCGGGGCGGACCTCACCCGGGCTGACCTCCGCGGGGCGGACCTCACCCGGGCTGACCTTTCCGGGGCGGAGCTCAGAAGGGCGAACCTCATGGAGGCGAACCTCAGCGGAGCGGTTCTCAGCGGGGCGGACCTCCGCGAGGCAAGTTTGGTTGAGACAGATTTAGAGAATGCTGACCTCACTGCTTGCAGAATTTATGGCGTTTCGGTCTGGAACGTAAAACTCCAAAATACCAAACAGACGAATCTCGTTATCACTCCTGAAGATGAGCCGGCGATCACGGTGGATAACCTGGAACTGGCTCAATTCATTTATTTACTGCTAAAATACGAAAAACTCCGAGACGTTCTCAACACCGTTACGCAAAGAGGCGTTCTTCTCCTGGGCCGCTTTGGCGATGGCGGGCTTGAACTGCTGCAGGCTATAGCAGATAAGCTAAGAGAATTTAACTATATACCTATTATATTTGATTTTGACAGACCAGAGAGCAGGGATTACACCGAAACCGTCAAAACCTTAGTGGGGCTTTCCAGGTTTGTGATTGTTGAGCTGAGCGGTCCATCTGTTCCTCAGGAACTTTATGCCACAGTTCCGCACTTCAAAATACCTTTTGTGCCAATTATGAGGAAAGGTAGCCGGCATTACGCGATGTTTACCGACCTCCTTGCCTACCCTTGGGTCTTGTCACCCGTTGAATTCGAAAATATGGAAAGCCTGCTTGAGTTGATTCCTGCGAAAATTATTGAGCCAGCAGAGGATAAGGCCAAAGCCAGACAGGATCAGTTGAGTAATCTCTTCAATCGATAG
- a CDS encoding FAD-dependent oxidoreductase gives MSADELKKQSVGAVMVVGGGIAGMQAALDLANAGYYVHMVEEKPAIGGVMSQLDKTFPTNDCAM, from the coding sequence ATGAGTGCTGATGAGCTCAAGAAGCAATCAGTCGGCGCAGTGATGGTGGTCGGCGGCGGGATTGCCGGGATGCAGGCCGCGCTGGATCTGGCCAATGCCGGATACTATGTCCACATGGTGGAGGAGAAGCCGGCCATTGGTGGGGTCATGTCGCAGCTTGACAAGACCTTCCCCACCAATGACTGTGCCATGTGA
- a CDS encoding PAS domain S-box protein → MAQDKKNPQETPDLQEKMLAAFVENLPSVAVIKDLEGRYIFVNPAWEKIFHKSREEWLGKTSDQLWPPKLAAKFNEHDQTILQTREPLLTVGTMLHDDGPHHWVSYRFPITDAWGQMMMVAINAIDITEHIETKTRLEHWLDSSPTVIYTREPRGDFAITYISRNVQMLLGWEPRQCLEDPQFWFNCIHPEDQPRVIEALALPWPEDLQTLEYRVRAKDGAYHWIHDSFKMVRNKSVKPVEIAGAWLDITERKVLEAQLLTAQKMEAVGRLAGGVAHDFNNLLMAIMGYGELMRTSLYQDDPLFHYVEDILKATDRAAALTQQLLAFSRQQMIQPQILNLNRLVADLQKMVRRLLGEHIEFEIVTDPGLGMVKADPGQMGQVIMNLAVNARDAMITGGRLTLETANIEFASNHECRFDILPPGRYVRLTLRDNGSGMDEQTLAHIFEPFFMMKDPGRGTGLGLPVVYGIIRQNGGCIDVESRPGQGTMFTIYLPRSEAAEEATRDRMPLRDKLEGSETILIVEDEVALRTLLSRFFRLYGYEVLEARDGGEALLACQQHQGPIHIMLTDVVMPRMNGSELADRLTPLHPEMQVFFMSGYTDSDLAPYGVLDPSKTIIPKPFRPLDLVKRVRKFLDAPKGDLDNS, encoded by the coding sequence ATGGCACAGGACAAAAAAAATCCCCAAGAGACCCCGGACCTTCAAGAAAAGATGCTGGCGGCATTCGTAGAGAATCTACCCAGCGTGGCCGTCATCAAGGACCTGGAGGGACGCTACATCTTTGTTAACCCGGCCTGGGAGAAGATCTTTCACAAGAGTCGGGAGGAGTGGCTGGGGAAGACCTCTGATCAACTCTGGCCCCCAAAATTGGCCGCAAAATTTAACGAACATGACCAGACTATCCTCCAGACCCGGGAACCATTGCTTACCGTGGGGACCATGCTGCACGACGACGGACCGCATCATTGGGTGTCATACAGATTTCCCATTACCGATGCCTGGGGGCAGATGATGATGGTAGCCATCAATGCCATCGACATCACCGAGCATATCGAAACCAAGACGCGGCTGGAGCATTGGCTGGATTCCAGTCCTACGGTTATCTATACCCGGGAGCCCCGAGGTGATTTTGCCATCACCTACATCAGCAGAAATGTCCAAATGTTGCTGGGCTGGGAGCCCCGGCAATGTTTGGAGGATCCCCAATTTTGGTTCAACTGCATTCATCCCGAGGACCAGCCGCGGGTAATCGAAGCGTTAGCCCTGCCCTGGCCGGAGGACCTTCAGACCCTGGAATATCGAGTCCGGGCCAAAGATGGCGCGTATCACTGGATACACGACTCCTTCAAGATGGTGCGGAACAAAAGCGTCAAACCGGTGGAAATTGCCGGAGCCTGGTTGGATATCACGGAGCGCAAGGTCCTGGAGGCCCAGCTCCTGACAGCTCAAAAGATGGAGGCTGTGGGACGGCTGGCCGGGGGCGTGGCCCATGATTTCAATAATCTCCTGATGGCCATCATGGGGTATGGCGAGCTCATGCGAACCAGTCTCTATCAGGATGACCCCCTCTTTCACTATGTCGAAGATATCCTCAAGGCCACGGATCGGGCGGCAGCCTTGACTCAACAACTGCTGGCCTTTTCCCGCCAACAGATGATCCAACCCCAGATACTCAATCTTAACCGGTTGGTGGCAGACCTGCAAAAGATGGTGCGGCGGCTCCTGGGAGAACACATTGAGTTTGAAATAGTTACCGACCCCGGCCTGGGGATGGTGAAAGCCGACCCGGGACAGATGGGGCAAGTCATCATGAACCTGGCGGTCAACGCCCGGGATGCCATGATCACCGGGGGCCGGCTGACGCTAGAGACTGCGAATATCGAGTTTGCCAGTAATCACGAATGCCGCTTCGATATTCTGCCGCCGGGCCGTTATGTGAGACTGACCCTCAGGGACAACGGGAGTGGTATGGATGAGCAAACCCTGGCCCACATCTTCGAGCCGTTCTTTATGATGAAAGACCCAGGACGAGGTACCGGCCTGGGGCTACCCGTGGTGTACGGGATCATCAGGCAAAATGGCGGCTGCATAGACGTGGAGAGCCGGCCCGGGCAAGGCACGATGTTCACGATCTATCTGCCGCGCAGCGAGGCCGCAGAAGAGGCGACCAGGGACCGGATGCCCCTGCGGGATAAGCTTGAAGGGTCGGAAACCATCCTTATCGTGGAAGATGAAGTAGCGCTGCGGACGTTGCTGAGCCGGTTTTTCCGCCTCTACGGCTATGAAGTCTTGGAAGCTCGCGACGGTGGCGAAGCCTTGTTGGCTTGCCAGCAGCACCAGGGTCCCATCCACATCATGTTGACGGATGTGGTGATGCCCCGGATGAACGGCAGTGAATTGGCCGACCGCCTGACGCCCCTGCATCCCGAAATGCAGGTGTTCTTCATGTCGGGCTACACTGACAGCGACCTGGCCCCCTACGGTGTGCTTGACCCCTCCAAAACCATTATTCCTAAACCTTTCAGGCCGTTGGACCTGGTTAAAAGGGTACGGAAGTTTTTGGACGCCCCCAAAGGAGACCTGGATAATTCTTAG